The Nocardia vinacea genome contains the following window.
GACGGCCAGCACTCCGCTCTTGGTCAGAGCCGGCGGCACCATGCACCGGCCGCGGATCTGCAGCGGCGTGCGGCCGTACAGCGCGCGCATGCCGGAGTCGATCGGTTCGTGGTCGGGGAGTGTGGCCGCGCGTAGTACCGAGCCGATGCCGTCGGCGCCGACGACCACGTCCGTGCGGGTCGAACTGCCGTCGGCCAGCTGTAACACGGCACCGTCGCAGTCCTCCTCGACACCGACCGCTCCCTTGCCGAAATGCACCCGGTCCTCGAGGCCCCGCAGCAGGATCGTGCGCAGCGTCTGGCGATCCATCTGGCCCGCGCCGTCGGGGACGTTTTCGTCGAAGTGCAGGGTGATGGCGTCGCGCAGATCCTTGTTGGTGATCCGGAAGTATCCGCCCGGGGCGCCCGCGACCGCCGATATCAGTTCGAACAATGTGGCGGGAACGCACTGCCGCAATGCCGCTCTGCCGTGTTTGTCGACCGTAATGCGGTATCCCTGGCGGCGCACGAACGGTCCGGAGTCCTGCTCGTACACCTGCACCTCGATCCCGGCCTTGTGCAGCGACTGCGCCAGGCACAGTCCGGCGAGACCGGCACCGGCGATAGCGATCGAAGAACGATTGGTAGCCATAAAATTTCTGCCCATCGAGGTCAGGTCCGGCTCCAGCCGAACCGATTCGGATAACGCGAGCCCGCCCGCTGCTGGTGCCGAACCCCGAGCGAGGACCAGGACTCGATCAACCGGTCGAGCAGCCGGGTGAGGGTGACGACGTCCTCGGCGGACCAGTCGGCGATCACCGCACCGAATACCTCGTCTCCCACTTCCAGGAATTGCTGGAGCTCAGCCCGGCCGGCGTCGGTGGCCTCGACCAGCACCGCACGCCCGTCGGCCGGGTCCGGCGAGGTCTGCGCCAGACCTGAATCAACCAGGGCGCGAACGTGTCTGGTGACCGACGATGGCAGCGCATCCAGCCGCTCGGCGATCTCACCGGCCCGCACCGGCCCGGACTCCACCGCGCACTGGAGCACCCCGACCCGCACCGGGTCGAACACCCGCGAGGTACCTTGCCGGATCGCCTCGGCGAAGCGAGAGGCCATCCGCGTCAACTCCGACACCTGCCGCTTATTTGCTTTCATGAATCAACTATATCATTTGTTTCACTGAAGCAAATAGTTGAAGGCTGGACTGGCCCGGGCAATCCAGCGACCACGGTGACCGAGTCCGTGTGACACCCCGACGCTGCCCAGCAGAATCGACCAGAGTTGTCGGATCCGGGCCGCGTTGTTCGTAGCTACGGTGAACGGCCGCCCATGAGGGCGCTGTCACGACCACAGGAGATGCTGACCGATGCCGCACCGACAGGCCAAGATCCACCGCATGTTCGAGCTCGTCGAGCCGATCGCCACCGTCACCTTCTCCAAGGTGGCGACCGAGGCGTTCCTGGCCCTCGGCATGCGCAACTACTGGGACGGATACTTCGCAGGCCGGGCCGCACCGCTGGGGCCGGCACCGGCCGCGGTGGTGCACGCGGTGTTCTACAACTTCGCCGACGGCGAGGTGGCACGCCACATCCCATGGGTCTGGGGCAAGA
Protein-coding sequences here:
- a CDS encoding MarR family transcriptional regulator, translated to MKANKRQVSELTRMASRFAEAIRQGTSRVFDPVRVGVLQCAVESGPVRAGEIAERLDALPSSVTRHVRALVDSGLAQTSPDPADGRAVLVEATDAGRAELQQFLEVGDEVFGAVIADWSAEDVVTLTRLLDRLIESWSSLGVRHQQRAGSRYPNRFGWSRT
- a CDS encoding NAD(P)/FAD-dependent oxidoreductase — its product is MATNRSSIAIAGAGLAGLCLAQSLHKAGIEVQVYEQDSGPFVRRQGYRITVDKHGRAALRQCVPATLFELISAVAGAPGGYFRITNKDLRDAITLHFDENVPDGAGQMDRQTLRTILLRGLEDRVHFGKGAVGVEEDCDGAVLQLADGSSTRTDVVVGADGIGSVLRAATLPDHEPIDSGMRALYGRTPLQIRGRCMVPPALTKSGVLAVGDRPGRCAFFTSMRFGEQPAAAFERLAPGTGAPVDDDYVMWGLVFPGADSPFTDRQPTRAKLHEFAGTLVGEFHPAVQELIAESQPEYTMEVKLMAAPRPRGWRMSRVTLMGDAVHAMPPVGAHGGNTALRDAALLATKLEHAAAQGDPLEHALSAYQAEMVPYAFRAVGDATKQLRRLTGSNPVQRWVLLRALPRLHRVTVL